One genomic segment of Misgurnus anguillicaudatus chromosome 25, ASM2758022v2, whole genome shotgun sequence includes these proteins:
- the cpne3 gene encoding copine-3 isoform X1, giving the protein MATATPCVSKVELTVSCENLLDMDIGSKSDPLCVLLMNTSENQWFEVGRTERVKNCLNPKFAKKFLVDYYFEIVQKLRFGVYDIDNKTIDLSDDDFLGELECTLGQIVSSSKLVRPLVLKNKKPAGKGTITITAEEIKDNRVVNFEAEARKLDKKDFFGKSDPYLEFYRQTETGWQLAHRTEVVKNNLNPCWRPFKISLQSLCGGNMEKPIKVECYDYDNDGSHDLIGIFETNMKRLQEASRTAPAEFDCINSKKKQKKKSYKNSGVISVKLCQIVREYTFLDYIMGGCQINFIVGVDFTGSNGDPRSPDSLHYISPQGVNEYLAAIWSVGLVVQDYDSDKMFPAFGFGAQIPPNWQVSHEFPLNFNPSNPYCTGIEGVVQAYRTCLPQVKLYGPTNFAPIITHVARFAQQALQDNKASQYYVLLIITDGVITDMDQTRSAIVAASRLPMSIIIVGVGKADFTDMEILDGDDGRLKSITGEPAIRDIVQFVPFRKFQNSPKEALAQCVLAEVPGQVVTFFNMMKFPPLNSNTPVAAPEGPVKT; this is encoded by the exons ATGGCGACAGCAACGCCGTGTGTGTCCAAGGTGGAGCTGACGGTCTCCTGTGAAAATCTGTTGGACATGGATATCGGGTCCAAGTCTGACCCTCTGTGTGTCCTTCTCATGAATACTTCTGAAAACCAGTGGTTCGAG GTTGGTCGCACAGAGAGGGTTAAGAATTGCCTGAACCCAAAATTTGCCAAGAAGTTTCTCGTCGATTACTACTTTGAGATCGTTCAGAAGCTGAGATTCGGCGTTTATGATATTGACAATAAAACCATTGATTTATCCGATGATGATTTTCTGGGAGAGTTGGAATGCACTCTGGGTCAG ATTGTTTCTAGCAGCAAGCTGGTGAGACCTTTGGTTCTGAAGAACAAAAAACCTGCGGGAAAGGGAACTATTACG ATCACGGCAGAAGAAATCAAGGACAACAGAGTTGTGAATTTTGAGGCTGAGGCCAGGAAATTGGACAAAAAG GATTTCTTTGGAAAATCAGACCCCTACTTGGAATTTTACAGACAAACGGAAACAGGCTGGCAGCTTGCTCACAGAACAGAG GTGGTGAAAAACAACTTAAACCCTTGCTGGAGACCATTCAAAATCTCTCTCCAGTCTCTCTGTGGCGGTAACATGGAGAAACCAATCAAG GTTGAATGTTACGATTATGACAACGATGGATCTCATGATTTAATAGGAATTTTTGAGACCAATATGAAACGGCTGCAGGAGGCTTCCCGCACTGCTCCG GCCGAATTTGACTGTATAAACAGTAAGAAAAAGCAGAAGAAGAAAAGTTATAAGAACTCGGGAGTCATCAGTGTGAAACTTTGCCAG ATCGTCAGAGAATACACCTTCCTGGACTACATCATGGGTGGTTGTCAAATAAATTTCATT GTTGGTGTGGACTTCACGGGGTCAAATGGTGATCCCAGGTCACCTGACTCTTTGCATTACATCAGTCCTCAAGGTGTGAATGAGTATCTTGCAGCCATCTGGTCAGTTGGCCTTGTGGTCCAAGACTATGACAG TGACAAAATGTTTCCTGCTTTTGGGTTTGGTGCCCAGATTCCACCCAACTGGCAG GTGTCCCATGAGTTTCCTCTCAATTTCAATCCTTCAAATCCATACTGTACAG GTATAGAGGGTGTGGTGCAGGCCTATAGGACTTGTCTTCCTCAGGTCAAACTTTACGGCCCTACAAATTTCGCCCCCATCATCACACACGTCGCTCGGTTTGCACAACAAGCTTTACAGGACAACAAAGCATCG CAATACTATGTTCTGTTGATCATCACGGATGGGGTGATCACGGATATGGATCAGACCCGTTCGGCCATAGTCGCGGCTTCACGCTTACCCATGTCTATAATCATTGTTGGCGTGGGGAAGGCTGACTTCACCGACATGGAGATTCTGGACGGAGACGACGGGCGGCTGAAGTCTATCACGGGAGAGCCAGCCATACGTGACATAGTGCAGTTTGTGCCCTTCAGAAAGTTTCAGAAC tCTCCTAAAGAAGCGTTGGCTCAATGTGTTCTCGCTGAGGTTCCTGGTCAGGTGGTTACTTTCTTTAACATGATGAAGTTTCCTCCTCTAAACTCCAACACTCCTGTGGCAGCTCCAGAGGGGCCGGTAAAAACCTGA
- the cpne3 gene encoding copine-3 isoform X2 → MATATPCVSKVELTVSCENLLDMDIGSKSDPLCVLLMNTSENQWFEVGRTERVKNCLNPKFAKKFLVDYYFEIVQKLRFGVYDIDNKTIDLSDDDFLGELECTLGQIVSSSKLVRPLVLKNKKPAGKGTITITAEEIKDNRVVNFEAEARKLDKKDFFGKSDPYLEFYRQTETGWQLAHRTEVVKNNLNPCWRPFKISLQSLCGGNMEKPIKVECYDYDNDGSHDLIGIFETNMKRLQEASRTAPAEFDCINSKKKQKKKSYKNSGVISVKLCQIVREYTFLDYIMGGCQINFIVGVDFTGSNGDPRSPDSLHYISPQGVNEYLAAIWSVGLVVQDYDSDKMFPAFGFGAQIPPNWQVSHEFPLNFNPSNPYCTGIEGVVQAYRTCLPQVKLYGPTNFAPIITHVARFAQQALQDNKASQYYVLLIITDGVITDMDQTRSAIVAASRLPMSIIIVGVGKADFTDMEILDGDDGRLKSITGEPAIRDIVQFVPFRKFQNAPREALAQCVLAELPQQVASYFKYRNLSPPHEPNNS, encoded by the exons ATGGCGACAGCAACGCCGTGTGTGTCCAAGGTGGAGCTGACGGTCTCCTGTGAAAATCTGTTGGACATGGATATCGGGTCCAAGTCTGACCCTCTGTGTGTCCTTCTCATGAATACTTCTGAAAACCAGTGGTTCGAG GTTGGTCGCACAGAGAGGGTTAAGAATTGCCTGAACCCAAAATTTGCCAAGAAGTTTCTCGTCGATTACTACTTTGAGATCGTTCAGAAGCTGAGATTCGGCGTTTATGATATTGACAATAAAACCATTGATTTATCCGATGATGATTTTCTGGGAGAGTTGGAATGCACTCTGGGTCAG ATTGTTTCTAGCAGCAAGCTGGTGAGACCTTTGGTTCTGAAGAACAAAAAACCTGCGGGAAAGGGAACTATTACG ATCACGGCAGAAGAAATCAAGGACAACAGAGTTGTGAATTTTGAGGCTGAGGCCAGGAAATTGGACAAAAAG GATTTCTTTGGAAAATCAGACCCCTACTTGGAATTTTACAGACAAACGGAAACAGGCTGGCAGCTTGCTCACAGAACAGAG GTGGTGAAAAACAACTTAAACCCTTGCTGGAGACCATTCAAAATCTCTCTCCAGTCTCTCTGTGGCGGTAACATGGAGAAACCAATCAAG GTTGAATGTTACGATTATGACAACGATGGATCTCATGATTTAATAGGAATTTTTGAGACCAATATGAAACGGCTGCAGGAGGCTTCCCGCACTGCTCCG GCCGAATTTGACTGTATAAACAGTAAGAAAAAGCAGAAGAAGAAAAGTTATAAGAACTCGGGAGTCATCAGTGTGAAACTTTGCCAG ATCGTCAGAGAATACACCTTCCTGGACTACATCATGGGTGGTTGTCAAATAAATTTCATT GTTGGTGTGGACTTCACGGGGTCAAATGGTGATCCCAGGTCACCTGACTCTTTGCATTACATCAGTCCTCAAGGTGTGAATGAGTATCTTGCAGCCATCTGGTCAGTTGGCCTTGTGGTCCAAGACTATGACAG TGACAAAATGTTTCCTGCTTTTGGGTTTGGTGCCCAGATTCCACCCAACTGGCAG GTGTCCCATGAGTTTCCTCTCAATTTCAATCCTTCAAATCCATACTGTACAG GTATAGAGGGTGTGGTGCAGGCCTATAGGACTTGTCTTCCTCAGGTCAAACTTTACGGCCCTACAAATTTCGCCCCCATCATCACACACGTCGCTCGGTTTGCACAACAAGCTTTACAGGACAACAAAGCATCG CAATACTATGTTCTGTTGATCATCACGGATGGGGTGATCACGGATATGGATCAGACCCGTTCGGCCATAGTCGCGGCTTCACGCTTACCCATGTCTATAATCATTGTTGGCGTGGGGAAGGCTGACTTCACCGACATGGAGATTCTGGACGGAGACGACGGGCGGCTGAAGTCTATCACGGGAGAGCCAGCCATACGTGACATAGTGCAGTTTGTGCCCTTCAGAAAGTTTCAGAAC GCCCCCAGGGAAGCGCTTGCCCAGTGTGTACTGGCAGAATTACCACAACAAGTCGCATCCTACTTCAAATATAGAAACCTGTCACCTCCTCACGAGCCAAATAATTCATAG